In Lentisphaerota bacterium, the DNA window TGCGATGCTCCGCCCCTATGAATCAGGAAGTCTGATTGTTGACGGCGGCGGGTCGGGCGGAAGCTGGATCGATGTGTTGACCCCGGGCGTGCCGGATCCCCTCAATCCGGGAGGCTGGTTGACGCCCCCTGGAACAACGAGACAATGGCAATGGAATACCACCCCGCCGGCTAATAGTTATGGACGCGGCATGCGGTTCCTCAACTCGGCAGGTAACGGCGTCCTGACAGCAGGGGGCACCCGGCAGGACGATCTCCTCAAGCTGACCGCCGGACTCGACGGAAACGCGATCTCCATGATCCTCCATGCGCTGAGCCAAAAGACCAGCACAGACGTCCTTTCCGCGCCCAAAGTGGTCACCAAGTCGGGACAGGAAGCCATCATGAAGGTCGTCACCGAATACATCTATCCGACCAGCTTTGATGTGGAAACCACGGTCGGCGGCAACGTCGGTGTCGGCGGCGGTGGTGTTCCGGCGGCGTCGACGGTGTCGCCTTCAGACTTCGAAACGCGCGAGGTCGGCGTGATTTTGCAGGTGCTTCCGGAGGTTTCTGCCGACGGTCAGATGATCAACCTGATGATGAATCCCCAAGTCGTCGCGCCTCCCGACTGGAAGAATTACGGGTCGAAGGTTCCCCAATATACGCAGGAAACGTCCATCGACCTCCTGGGGCGGGAAACCACGCGGACCGTGTTGCTGA includes these proteins:
- a CDS encoding type II and III secretion system protein, encoding AMLRPYESGSLIVDGGGSGGSWIDVLTPGVPDPLNPGGWLTPPGTTRQWQWNTTPPANSYGRGMRFLNSAGNGVLTAGGTRQDDLLKLTAGLDGNAISMILHALSQKTSTDVLSAPKVVTKSGQEAIMKVVTEYIYPTSFDVETTVGGNVGVGGGGVPAASTVSPSDFETREVGVILQVLPEVSADGQMINLMMNPQVVAPPDWKNYGSKVPQYTQETSIDLLGRETTRTVLLTDANGNPVYLEQPMEQPIFRVRSVSTSISIYNGATVVMGGMITEERVATFDKIPFLGDIPYLGRLFQSKGERTEKRNLLIFVTARLVDPAGRVVHTAGEEKLFTGLPEALTGTPATP